The genomic interval aataatatattgtggCCTGTAAGATTCTTTTCtcaataaaatcaaatattctCAGCATGGCAATGTAATAGGAAAGAGGTAGATTCGCCAGCAAGAAAGTAGTCAAAACATGCGgcaaaaagggtaaaaaaGACCCAAACAAACTCTTGCCAACATCAAAttgatcaaaaacaaactttaaaaacaaaactaaaatttggTGCATTTTTCCGCATTCATTTTGCGTGCCTGGTGCAAGTGAAAAAATTCAATGTCTGATTATCATAGCAATTTGCCTATAAAAAAGGGTTATTTAACAAGGACTTTAGAAAATTGTGACAGTGCGAACAAGTTTAATAAAAGCTGTCAACTGGTAAGAATTATTGTGCTACAAATGCTGCATAATAAAGTTACAACTATAAAGACTGAAAGATGTAAAAAGTGTTGcataaactaaaattaaaacttgggTGACTTTAATACATCTTGAATGAGAACTTCACCCGTCCGTTTCTGTGATAGTTTCTGCTTTCGACGGTTTTCCCCCACACTGGTTTGTGCAAAATTGTTGGTGCAAGATGTTTGCTGGCAACATAATTATATTGTGACTCGAATAAACATGCTTTGTGTCAGcgaaaattattaaacaaaataaaaccgatttttaattcaacaagGACATACCTTCGTTAACGAAGTGTTACGTTTCAGAATATTCACCCTCGACAAAAGTTCTCTTCTGTTTGGCTCCTCCACTAAAAAACAATTCattcaaaacaaacatatatatgaatgtaacttgctttatctttgcgtggctgGTAAACGACAGTTaatcggtttcatacacctcgttacAGCTTACAAATTtccatgtatataactttgtgggtagttATGTtttgggtgaatatttttgttttgtattatgtatagctgacaatttagacacctattagtgaccactgggttggagcattgcCCAGGTCACTTACACCTACAATGGTTGCAGTGATGAGTCTTGAACCCAAAATCTTTGAGTTAGAGGGGGGCGCAATAACCAATGTACTATGCTGCCGGTATATGCTGTAATTAAACAGAATCTTAAATCATATCATCACCTTCATTGGAAACCCAGTTTTTCGGACTAACCACTTCATCTGGGGATACTAACTGCAATGGACTTCTTCTAAGATGTAAATGCTTTTTTACTGAGTAATGGACAAACAGCAACAAATAAATACTTACGCATTTTCTTTCGTTAGTTTTGAGTATCCATGTAAAGGTGAAATGCTGTAATAGAAAGATTAAAACAACGTCACAAAcagtaaaaaagttaaattatatatatcatttctTAAAAAAGTAACTTGTAAATAATTCTGCGATTCTGATCCTGATCTGGTGCCTATAGACTTGGaacaattattaaatgaatacaGTTAGGAAATGCTGCTAcgaaaacagacaaaaattgTTAGATatgatttttgatttttgtatgtttCCATAGCACCAGATTCTGAAACCCAGGTTCTCAAAAACTGTTACAACTGTTTTACTGTGAAAATATTCAAAGGAGACTCAAAATACCTATCtgtcaaaaaaatgtaataacttTGGATACCACTTGACTGGTTGAAAATCATTGGAGTTTGAATGACTTGCAGAATCAAGAGGACGAAGAGCAGAGAATTTTGATCCGCTGAGGAGGAAAGTCCGGCTGGGAGCGGAGCTTGGTCGGGAAAAAGCATCTTTTTCAGACTCGCTTAGATGAGACATGGTGATGCGTGATCCGCCCGCATCTATGGTGGTTTTCATCATGGCTCCTGATGTTTTATTTAGGAAAAGGGGTTATTTAATTGGAGCTTGTCATTTAAATATGAACAACTAATGATTAGATGACAGCTGTGCCTGTGTGTGGGTAGCCGACTtccaacaaattgtttttaatagttaaaattttaacttactttaaatttttttatttataaaaaaaaaatttaataggttacaaatttttaatgcCTAGGCCTTATggtaataaaaagtaaaatttgtcTTTACCATTTGGAGCTTCCCAGCTTTGCAGGATTTCATCATCTATGCTGGATTGTGATGCAGAGTTGACTGATTCGTTCAGTGTTAGTGGGGGGTTGGTGGAAAGCATGAAACCATTGTCAGACATGCCATCTAATGGTGAGTTTTCAGTTGGTTCATCAGACCAGGTTTGTGACAAGTCTAACGCAAGGTCGTAAGCATCTTTAATGGTCAAAAGGTCagctgttataaaatatagagAAATTAGGATTAGCTGGTTATATTATACTCACATAAAAAATTACTGTTATTcacatgtaaacaaaatttttctaTGTGGTTAAGACCCTGTCGCGTAGCATGACATGGGGGCTTCGGCTACAGGTTATAGTTTGGTGCATTACCACACATTGTTTAACGAACAAATCTTGGCCCTTTGTGTTTCTGAAACTTTCAACcaatactttaatttaaaatttgaatgaTAAAAACACCCAAAGATCTATGTAAATCTAAAAAGTTTTATCTAAAACTTAGGTTTTTTTATTgggaaaataaagaaaatcttACTGTTTTTGCACTTGGTTTGCTGTGTTAAAGAGGCTTCGTTGGTGCTTTCAAACTTCAGTCTTCGAATTGTTGTTGACTTGTCAgttgaaaaagaaaacatgcTGTTTTCCTGTTGTGATAGATTCTCAGAATCATACAGGGTGGTATCAGCATCTGATGCAACCACATTTTTGTGTTCAGGCGTAACAAGAGTTAGACTCTTTAGTTTAGAAGATGGAGTATTTGTTGTTCGTGTTGTTTCCAAAGAAGAACAGGATTCAGTTTGTGGCTCATTTAAAATGGAAACCAAAATTGGGTTGTGTAGCTGCTTCTCGTcaactttttctttctttttatcaGATTTGAGGTTGGCCACCTCATTTTCCAACTGCTCTGTGTAGTGATCGTTCTTCTGCAAAGCTTTCTGTAGTTGAGTAACTTGTTTCTCTGATGCTTCCAAGCGAGATTCCAAAGCTGCCACCGTCAGACGACTAAAtctgaaaaattaaaccaaaaaattaacacAGATTGGTTAGGTTTTATATCACCTCATTTcaactgaaaaaaaacaccaaatattatatattatatataggctacataTTATGCAACACAGAGTTTTTCAAAGAATCTTTAAAAGCTGAAATATTACATAACAGCTCTTACTTCATTGGTGATCTAACTGCAACTTCTTCTCTTATTCGTAGATTTGTTCGTTTTAAATCATCGTTTGACTTCAACAAAACTTCATTGATCTGAAAAACACCCGCTTTTATTAACTgttaaccaacaaaaaaatatgacaaatcTTATATGTGCTTGGCCTAAACTGAAGACATTATCAATGTCTTCCTAgttcttaaaaatatatatataacaacaactttatttgtcttttcaaCTGCGGTagtaaagatttaaaaatattttaaatgaacagacaggatatagtgataaaacaacagtcgttaaattTTCCAACCTTTTTTACTTCAGTTAATTCCTTTTTAGTTTTGCTGTAAGTTTTGGTCGCGTCTTGTAGTTTCTTTGTCATATCAAGCAACACATCAACATCCTTAATACCAGCACATCGTTTACAAGACTTAGGGTAGGTAAAATATTCGTCTCCAGTGTTTCTTTCCATCTTAACTTGTTTAAGCGACTGCAACTGCTCCTTTAGAAGATTATTTTCACGTTCTAATTTTTCGTTTCCACTTTCGAGTTGTTGCACTTCATCCTGAAAGAAAAATTGTACTTTTATTGTGTACTTTACCGGCGCTTGGGAAAGTGGTTAACCCAAATGGGTTGAAGGCTcaccgctgctaccattgtgggcgtatgtgtctttgggcaagacaaaaTGGGTTGTCCAGATTATTAgccattcataaaaaataattacccacagaGCATAATACAcggcaactcgtaagcaggctcGAGGTTTATGAACACCTGTGACATAgctactgtcgttttccaggcacacgtgagaataaagtaagttacatttatttattcattcatacttaaTACAAAAGGGTAGAtgtgaaaatattgttaactAGCATCATATTATTAAAGCTTTTGGCATCAGGATTTTGTGAGATTACAATACATTGTAATGTGTATAGTTAGCTAGCTTATACATAACAGGATTTTTACCTCATATTCCTTAAGTATCAGTTCATATCTTGCTCTTCGTAGCTCCCTGGATGTGACACGAGACACAGATGAAGTACTGCCACCTTCAATAGCTCCTcctgttatttaaaaacacagatTTATGGTGTTGGCATATTATTTCaatgaaaattaaagaaatgatAATTTCAtggaaaattaaagaaattatcAAAAACTTTAGATATGGACACCAAAACAAAGATGTAAAATACGAAATCTGTTAATGCGAGTTGTTTACCTATAATACGTTTTACAGGACTTTGTGGCGATATTTCAACTCGACAACTTGGGCATCTACTATTTCTATCGAGCCAAACATTCATACAAGAACTGCAGAAAACGTGTTGGTTTGAGCATGTCACAGGCTCTCTGACCTGCATTAATATGATTTGAgtaatttttatgtattgttaaacacattttcgactttggaaaaagattataaatatagtgtatttatatatatacatttatttttacttaagAAATGTGGAAAACAATCGCTTTCTTGCATCCGAAGCACTGCTGGCTGTAAAAagtgaatttaaaaatgattgaaCAGATATATCTTCTTATTTACAGTTAGTGGAACATTCGTGTTTCTGAAGCAATCTTTACCCTAGTTAGTTTCAAGCAGTACTGTGATTATAACTGCAACACATTGTACCTAAATACCTAATGTACCATAATATGTGTTTTCCCTGGTCTGTAGGGAAACAATAAACCAGACATAGCACAATACAATCATATTTACTcatatattacaaatatatttacttatCTTCAAAAAATAGCCCAAGTTTAGAAAACACAGATTCGGTATCAGATTAACAGTTAAGTGTTTGAGATGAACGAAACATGCACGGCGCATAAATGCGAGTATATAAATAAGCTTGTATGGTAGTCAGTTGATGCAAGAAGatgtgtaaataaaaatttaattgtaaCTAAGTACCTTGCCGAGGCAAATCTGGCATGAGAGCGGCAACGTAAACGACACAGAAGAAACGGCAACTTTCCCGCCAGACATCTTGAACCATCTGATATCAGCGATAGCTTTATGATGTTATAAAGAAAAGCGTCTACATAGAAATCACGCACAATGCTCAAGAATTGGAAGGGACATAGTGCGGGAACACCTTGGTGGGTTACAGCAAAGGTTACAGAGTCGTAGAAACAtctttctatggctctggtagAATATAGTGCCCTTTCACTCAATTGACTTCAAAAAACGGAATCGATTGTTAGACTGAAATGTATTTGGATTCTTTTCCACACCCACCTCGCTATATAAGTGCGGTAGTTTAGGTGGTTCAAATCAGAGCTAATGTGAGTTTGTTGTCTCGCTATATAACGGGAGTGAATATCGACTGATATTCTATTGTGCAAGTAAAGTAGCCTGTTAAATCACACTGTGCGCTTAAAACATACTAATTTACTCCCAAAAACTTTTAGACTTGAACTTTTAGACTtgatgtattaaaaaaaaacaatatgtatatatatatatattagaactTATATTTTAGATGTTAAAGCAACCGTTATACGACATATGCGTGTTTTGGCTTTGAATCGCATAGGTACAAGCAGCAAATAAACACACGCCGACAATGCATTTGTATGGGCGATTTACGCACTGCTGCGTGATCCGCAACGGCAGGCACAATCGCCGTTTCCTCTGATGTGATGATGGCCCGcaaccaaagttagtagagaccaagttaggaaacggcgctcgtgtccgccattacggagcccacagagcgtgaatcgcctataccagtgctcttcaaccggtgtgcacggtgcaccctagggtgcatcaaaatatgccaggggtgcaccagtgcaaaagtgtatacaagggtgcatcacaaacttcaacaattttcggTAATAATactcagttttgaacattttaaacaaatttagccatttttctacagttttttatatgaattctatatcttgcatcacagGGAATTACGAAACGtaattagttttacgttaaagcaatcaggggtgcatgagtttgtcgcaacaactttagggtttcaccaacccaaaaaaggttgaagagcactggcctataccatagtttaataatacaatttaataatacacttctttattaaactgtgcctatacaaatgcatgatcggcatgtgttcatttagttcttgtaagcgatacaaagctagaaaacacgtatagcggttgttttaaagggcctaaacacaccccacgtcacttttattttttatggtaaattcacaaagcgactgttttattgattccaaaaatactttgtttattaaaattggtccagtataggcgtagatattcgtcctcaaacagtgatctctagcgctatcctttttttactacgagcttcgtgattgtgacgtaggaacgtactagtcacgtgactgattcattcgtaaaagcgaaacctgcgttttttgcgtttttttttgttctctcgtttttcgctaaaAACACCATAGAgatactaatatataacactagtatataacatataacacTAGTGGTATATTAGTATCTCTATaaaaaacactgcctctcgcctttctcagtgtttctgaatgagagcggccacgctttaACAATCTTGTGACgtgatttgtcacgtgggtagtacacttctcaattttttggccacgcaactttcaaatcagttttatgaatttcacggtgtttgagctggaatatctttggttatacagaaccgattaaaacaagtaaggtgtcgttggaataagaaaaacacactctatcgattaaagcgaagtacatttggggtgtgtttaggccctttaacatatataatatataatttctaatataaatcttgttatataatattaaatctaggaattaatgtggagcaaattaatattttgactggttttcggcgtacagtgtggtttaacggggtactttacgttggcgattaagactagcagcaatcagcttagtttacatagtAGTATATGATCGTACCTACGAAtttacagagccattctttactacatttataatccaacatgagtggacatgcagctccaaactgcttaagtactagtaGATAAGCTGTTCGCGTTTTCccatttcataaagacccggaacgcagaaaaggtagcttactaattcaagccaaggaccaaaaatagtaactcagtattgttttcctcaatgtcacttcgatattacgcaaattttacaaagatacctcaagtttcgttgccgggtatacgtgttaagtttgtgacccaaaaagtaaaatcacggcaatttacatgaaaaactgcagctagatacaccagtttatggtaatgttatgcgtttttgtttgtatttttatattttaaacatgttcttttatgtttttggttagtaaacttgatattttctgttttttaccctttaatcgattgagtgttcaataaaagttgattatttttgtgaggtttgttattgtgataagatataacattagtagaaagccatttttacgcgaagaagtgcttggttcttCAAAAGACGCAATATTTAGACGAAAAACAGTACTCAGCAATGATATAAAATGCTATGCTGTGGAATGGCtacgactatgacgtcacagacgcgcgacaatggaaaacaaaccgcaatgttttacaatccgtttcctgaCTTGGTCTATACCAACTTTGGGTGCAACAACAGCTGCACACGATTACCGAACCATAACGAAGAGCGGTGACGACGTTTGTCTTCGGTTTCTAAAAGCTTGTATATGTTGTGTATGCGCCTTTCTTTCGCTTCACGTGTAAAGCCGTTTAGCCACTTATACAATTGATTGTATCAGCAAACTATTCCTAAAGTCATTTTATAGCCTACTAAAAGGTATGTAATGCAGGCAGTGTTGCGCAAATCAAGCGAATAACGGTGACGcagcatgttttcgcgcatttttaaagttaatttccggcacgaacgcccgactttttccccaaaaaaatagacagcaggtatcagtgaggCCTATTGATCATTTTGAACCTAAAATTTTAGGTGGCCActagctaaaggattacccatTGGTCGTGAAATGTTCATCTGATTTGGGTCgcgctaaaaaaactttgggaaccactgtcTTAAGGAGTCAATGATTGTAATATATACAGTACGTAaacatcaaattttaaattaacattttggATGCGATACGAAGTGGTGTGTTTAAACCAGTCTCTGGTTTTAGAGCAATGTGTTTAGTTCCTTGTTCTCCAGTTTGTTGGAAGTAAAAGTTTGCTGGACCAAAACCTTGTCGAATGCCCTTGAGCGACACTCTTTGCGTTTTTCTATAAATTATATGCATATGCCTACTTTGGCAGGTATAGGCTGGCTGtgaatattattaatatgtaacgtattttctgtttttcttttcGCACGCGCGTTTAATCCTTTTGAAGCCTCCTATTTTCTGTGCATATAAGTCAGTAACGGcattcattgtttaaacttttttaattttcagacCCTATTCCATATATACGAATATGATACTAggagaaaaatacaaatatcgTTGGGTAGTGTTGTGTATGGCGGCTGTGATCAATGGCTTAACATGGGGGCTGCTGTATTCTATTGGTGTGATATACTCAAGTTGGCTTACTTGTTTCAATGAACCAGCGAGTTATGTATCTGTGGCAGGAAGTTTGCCATTGACCATTGGAAGCTTGGGAGGTAAACACGTTTTGGTTATTTGTTCACCATCTCTAAAGCTTATGCTTTCAGGTCCACTTTTTCGACCAACGGTTAATAAGTTGGGTTTACGGGTGGCTAGTTTCTTCGGGGGTGTTTTGATGGGTGCCGGAATTGCAGTAAGCCACTTCGCTGAGTCTGTTCTTACACTTTGCTTTACATTTGGTCTTGTGGCAGGTAGCTTTTAGGAGATAACTGTTAACCCAATGCAGCGTGTCGTCTATACACTTTAAAGTACAAAACCCAGTTACTTAACGGAGTAAAAAGCGATATGCAAGACAATTTTCACATAAACCAAGATCGATTTGGTATAAACTGCAATACTGTACTGTAGAATTAACATGGTATacctaaatataaacacagtCTATTTAATATCCGGTATTGCGTTCATTCATGACCTGCTAAAGATAGTACACATATGTGgcacatttaaatatttgtattatataaaacactataTTTGGATATGTTCGCCCTGTGTATTCACAGGtaacatgtattttaaattggaCAAATATATATGGACTATGGCTATATGTATAGTGAGGGTAACTGAGGGTCTTAGTATTGTATTGATTGTTACTTGACACAATAGTAGCATTAccgtaaaacattttttgttacgCCCTGTGACATACCTGTAGGCTTCGGAGCTGGCCTGGCAAACTTCAGTGCTTCAGTTGCGGTAAATGAATATTTCTACCGCGAACGGTCGCTTGCTGAAGGAATTATGGGCGCGGGCTTGTGTGTTGGCATGTTTCTACTGTCGATGCTGCAGCAGCTTTTCATTGAAACCTATACATGGCAGGTAAAatatgactgttgttgcatCATCATTTTAGcgtatttatataaaagttgAGTAAACGAATGCTGGCCGAAATCTTTGTTTCCCaaaatttgtaaagttttaaagcattttttgcatgttttgtATAAGTAGGGTACCATGTTACTCACTGGCGGACTATGCACACATATATGCCTCGCCAGTCTCTTCTTCATTCCGCCAAACGAAGTCGAAAATCACCCTCTAAATATTTGGAGAAAATCAAACTTAAAATTGAGGGAGGAACCGAAGATAATGCATGAGATTGAAGAAGCTCAAAGAAACAACCTTATCACTAAAAAAGTGGACggaggtttttaattaatattcatattcTTACCCTGGCCCAGATGATAAGTTACTAAAGTAAGTAGTACATTTCTGCTATTTACTGAACCATTAATAGAGTACGGTATGTGTCAATTAAAATAAGAGTCATATACTATTTGGCAACTAAAAAAAGTACAGAGGATGTATTATACTAACAGTTTTGAAATTTGGTCAGGTAATCCGGCAGACAAGAAGGGCCGTTGGgactttgtaaaaatttggTGCGACCCAAGGTTCATACTCATAATTGCATCAGATTTCTTGAGTTGGGTTGCCCTGTACGTTCCATACGTCCATCTTGTTGAGCGGGCAAGGTATACTACAGTTTTAACCTCGACTAAAAATTAAGTGTATTGTTTAtgatgttgtatatattttgtttttaggaCTCAAGACATTTCTGAAAGTACGTCTGCATGGCTTTCGCCGGTAATTGGGTTTGGAGGGCTACTGGGTCGGCCTTTAGTCGGCTTTGCTGCGGATTTCTTTAAAATTCACCCCTTTTGGGCCTATACTACAGTGCAGGTTATAAATGATTTTGTATctgtataatataagtttcacaaaattacataGATCTGTACATAGAATTGGAGTGGGGTGGGgcgagatgggacacctttatcacataatatctaaacatcctgaccgtgttttaaacaagtaacaacggtctatagggaGTCAAAAGGATACGATAGCACTAATAACAATAATTAACAGATACAGTACTGGGTTTAACGGTCAGAAAAATGCTTACGCAGATGCTTTGTGGAATTGGAACATTTCTCAGTCCGTTCTGGTCCAGCTTAGAAGGTCTTTTCGTGTTCGCTGTCTATTTTGGCCTTCTGTCCAGTGGATACGGGTTTATTAAAGCAAGTGCCGCAAAAATTCTTGGTCCAACCAACTACATGGATGCATTTAGTTGGATGTTACTGTTTGAGGGGATAGGCACTTTTCTTGGACCTACAGTTGGTGGTGCGTTTcgtgtttgaacaattaataataacGTTTTATGTGAAAGTttacgtttttataacatCAGAAACATAACAAACACCATACAAATTAGAAaaactatacattaaaaaccGTGTGGAAGCAACTCGATCAATTACTCTAATAATATAAATCAATGGCATTAGGCTTTAGCTATATGGAATACTATAAATATTGCAGTGTTCTTGTAGGCTAGACACCATATATACAAATAACTAGTTTATTAATGTCTTGTAATTCAATGCATCTCCGTGCGGTATAGTTGTAGTTTTTTTCAGTTGGTCACCTGAATCTTAGCCTAACAATATTTGACTGCAAACTGACGATATTTTTCTACAGGAGCCATTTTTGACGTGACGCAGTCTTATGATTGGACTTTCCGATTTGCTGGCGCCTGTCTTATAATCTCAGCAGCTATTTGCGTATCAAAACCACTTATTGATCGGCAAGCTAAAAATTCCTACATTTTTCGGCAAGCAGAACAGAGTGTagttaattgaaaaaaaataggaCATTGAAttcaatgtaacttgctttatcctcgcgtggccggaaaacgacagtcgttatataacacgggtgttctgttttatatataccTCGTGTCAGTTTACACGATTAACCATGTATATCTTacttttttggtaaatatttttatacatatggatggctgataatttgtacaattCATTAATGACTACtggtttgaaacaattgccgttaagcaTCTTGTCCAAAGGACACATGTACCCGCAATGATATAGCAGCGGTTCAATCTCACTCTATAGGCTATACAcgagtttttatttttcgttggtacATCCCCTTTTAAGCTgttgttgaaaaaatacagtagggtgggttAAGACATTTTCTTAAATCTTTTCCCGGTAATCAATTTAAAGTTAGActaaaacaattattacaatattatacGAAAGAACACTATGgataaaaaatcttaaatttttGTGTCTCAACGTGTTCCACTTTGCAGTTTTGcggaaatttatttttaaactttaaaatgtttatttgtaattccataatatatatatagtagtgtgggggaagatgggacactttgtcagacgagactcttttttaattttctttttaagaatcccatttaatgataacccagagtccgtatataaacatataaatatatgtatatatatgtttatatatataaatatatgtt from Ciona intestinalis chromosome 2, KH, whole genome shotgun sequence carries:
- the LOC100185382 gene encoding RING finger protein 219 isoform X3 produces the protein MSGGKVAVSSVSFTLPLSCQICLGKVREPVTCSNQHVFCSSCMNVWLDRNSRCPSCRVEISPQSPVKRIIGGAIEGGSTSSVSRVTSRELRRARYELILKEYEDEVQQLESGNEKLERENNLLKEQLQSLKQVKMERNTGDEYFTYPKSCKRCAGIKDVDVLLDMTKKLQDATKTYSKTKKELTEVKKINEVLLKSNDDLKRTNLRIREEVAVRSPMKFSRLTVAALESRLEASEKQVTQLQKALQKNDHYTEQLENEVANLKSDKKKEKVDEKQLHNPILVSILNEPQTESCSSLETTRTTNTPSSKLKSLTLVTPEHKNVVASDADTTLYDSENLSQQENSMFSFSTDKSTTIRRLKFESTNEASLTQQTKCKNNAYDLALDLSQTWSDEPTENSPLDGMSDNGFMLSTNPPLTLNESVNSASQSSIDDEILQSWEAPNGAMMKTTIDAGGSRITMSHLSESEKDAFSRPSSAPSRTFLLSGSKFSALRPLDSASHSNSNDFQPVKCISPLHGYSKLTKENARSPLQLVSPDEVVSPKNWVSNEVEEPNRRELLSRVNILKRNTSLTKQTSCTNNFAQTSVGENRRKQKLSQKRTGEVLIQDVLKSPKF
- the LOC100185382 gene encoding RING finger protein 219 isoform X1 — its product is MSGGKVAVSSVSFTLPLSCQICLGKVREPVTCSNQHVFCSSCMNVWLDRNSRCPSCRVEISPQSPVKRIIGGAIEGGSTSSVSRVTSRELRRARYELILKEYEDEVQQLESGNEKLERENNLLKEQLQSLKQVKMERNTGDEYFTYPKSCKRCAGIKDVDVLLDMTKKLQDATKTYSKTKKELTEVKKINEVLLKSNDDLKRTNLRIREEVAVRSPMKFSRLTVAALESRLEASEKQVTQLQKALQKNDHYTEQLENEVANLKSDKKKEKVDEKQLHNPILVSILNEPQTESCSSLETTRTTNTPSSKLKSLTLVTPEHKNVVASDADTTLYDSENLSQQENSMFSFSTDKSTTIRRLKFESTNEASLTQQTKCKNTDLLTIKDAYDLALDLSQTWSDEPTENSPLDGMSDNGFMLSTNPPLTLNESVNSASQSSIDDEILQSWEAPNGAMMKTTIDAGGSRITMSHLSESEKDAFSRPSSAPSRTFLLSGSKFSALRPLDSASHSNSNDFQPVKCISPLHGYSKLTKENARSPLQLVSPDEVVSPKNWVSNEVEEPNRRELLSRVNILKRNTSLTKQTSCTNNFAQTSVGENRRKQKLSQKRTGEVLIQDVLKSPKF
- the LOC100185382 gene encoding RING finger protein 219 isoform X2, with the translated sequence MSGGKVAVSSVSFTLPLSCQICLGKVREPVTCSNQHVFCSSCMNVWLDRNSRCPSCRVEISPQSPVKRIIGGAIEGGSTSSVSRVTSRELRRARYELILKEYEDEVQQLESGNEKLERENNLLKEQLQSLKQVKMERNTGDEYFTYPKSCKRCAGIKDVDVLLDMTKKLQDATKTYSKTKKELTEVKKINEVLLKSNDDLKRTNLRIREEVAVRSPMKFSRLTVAALESRLEASEKQVTQLQKALQKNDHYTEQLENEVANLKSDKKKEKVDEKQLHNPILVSILNEPQTESCSSLETTRTTNTPSSKLKSLTLVTPEHKNVVASDADTTLYDSENLSQQENSMFSFSTDKSTTIRRLKFESTNEASLTQQTKCKNTDLLTIKDAYDLALDLSQTWSDEPTENSPLDGMSDNGFMLSTNPPLTLNESVNSASQSSIDDEILQSWEAPNGAMMKTTIDAGGSRITMSHLSESEKDAFSRPSSAPSRTFLLSGSKFSALRPLDSASHSNSNDFQPVKCISPLHGYSKLTKENASPLQLVSPDEVVSPKNWVSNEVEEPNRRELLSRVNILKRNTSLTKQTSCTNNFAQTSVGENRRKQKLSQKRTGEVLIQDVLKSPKF
- the LOC101243444 gene encoding monocarboxylate transporter 2-like, which produces MILGEKYKYRWVVLCMAAVINGLTWGLLYSIGVIYSSWLTCFNEPASYVSVAGSLPLTIGSLGGPLFRPTVNKLGLRVASFFGGVLMGAGIAVSHFAESVLTLCFTFGLVAGFGAGLANFSASVAVNEYFYRERSLAEGIMGAGLCVGMFLLSMLQQLFIETYTWQGTMLLTGGLCTHICLASLFFIPPNEVENHPLNIWRKSNLKLREEPKIMHEIEEAQRNNLITKKVDGGNPADKKGRWDFVKIWCDPRFILIIASDFLSWVALYVPYVHLVERARTQDISESTSAWLSPVIGFGGLLGRPLVGFAADFFKIHPFWAYTTVQMLCGIGTFLSPFWSSLEGLFVFAVYFGLLSSGYGFIKASAAKILGPTNYMDAFSWMLLFEGIGTFLGPTVGGAIFDVTQSYDWTFRFAGACLIISAAICVSKPLIDRQAKNSYIFRQAEQSVVN